The following proteins are encoded in a genomic region of Pseudodesulfovibrio mercurii:
- a CDS encoding LemA family protein has protein sequence MFKRFVTVLAALFIATSLAGCGYNSMQQQEEEVYGAWANLESALQRRADLIPNLVETVKGAAAHEKSTLTAVVEARAKATQTKLTPEMLTDKNALANFQAAQGELSSALSRLMVVVERYPDLKANQNFLALQHQLEGTENRINVARQRYNETVKTFNYSIRKFPNSLTNSLLLHLERKEFFEAEPAAKTAPKVNFGSES, from the coding sequence ATGTTCAAACGATTCGTCACGGTCCTCGCGGCCCTGTTCATCGCCACGTCCCTGGCCGGCTGCGGCTACAACTCCATGCAGCAGCAGGAGGAAGAGGTCTACGGCGCCTGGGCCAACCTGGAATCCGCCCTGCAACGGCGCGCGGACCTGATCCCCAACCTGGTGGAGACGGTCAAGGGCGCGGCCGCCCATGAGAAGTCCACCCTGACCGCCGTGGTCGAGGCCCGGGCCAAGGCCACCCAGACCAAGCTCACCCCGGAGATGCTGACCGACAAGAACGCCCTGGCCAATTTCCAGGCCGCCCAGGGCGAACTCTCCTCGGCCCTGTCCCGGCTCATGGTCGTGGTCGAGCGCTATCCCGACCTCAAGGCCAACCAGAATTTCCTGGCCCTCCAGCACCAGCTCGAAGGCACCGAGAACCGCATCAACGTGGCCCGTCAGCGCTACAACGAGACGGTCAAGACCTTCAACTACTCCATCCGCAAGTTCCCGAACTCCCTGACCAACTCGCTGCTGCTCCACCTGGAGCGCAAGGAGTTCTTCGAGGCCGAGCCGGCCGCCAAGACGGCCCCCAAGGTCAACTTCGGGTCCGAGTCCTAG
- a CDS encoding TPM domain-containing protein, producing the protein MSSNAETFLTQAEQDALVRCVQEAEATTSGEIVPVIATMSYDYPRAGLIGSLLVAALAAVGLTLALGREDMWVFLLLFLALFLGFSRLFDAFPALKRPFLSKREMRDEVAEAAFTAFHAHGLHNTRDKTGIILYVSVYERSVQVLADKGINDLVNPLAWEEVVTLVTDGIRAGKPGEALCAGVRRCGEMLTERFPIKPDDTDELPNLIIESSDR; encoded by the coding sequence ATGAGCAGCAACGCGGAAACTTTTCTCACCCAGGCCGAACAGGACGCCCTGGTCCGGTGCGTCCAGGAGGCCGAAGCCACGACCTCCGGCGAGATCGTGCCGGTCATCGCGACCATGAGCTACGACTACCCCCGGGCCGGGCTCATCGGCAGCCTCCTCGTCGCCGCCCTGGCCGCCGTGGGCTTGACCCTGGCCCTGGGCCGCGAGGACATGTGGGTCTTCCTCCTGCTCTTCCTCGCCCTGTTCCTCGGCTTCTCCCGCCTGTTCGACGCCTTTCCGGCCCTCAAGCGGCCCTTCCTGTCCAAACGGGAGATGCGCGACGAGGTGGCCGAGGCCGCCTTCACCGCCTTCCACGCCCACGGCCTGCACAACACCCGCGACAAGACCGGGATCATCCTCTACGTCTCGGTCTACGAGCGCTCGGTCCAGGTCCTGGCCGACAAGGGCATCAACGACCTGGTCAATCCCCTGGCCTGGGAGGAGGTCGTCACCCTGGTCACCGACGGCATCCGCGCGGGCAAACCCGGCGAGGCCCTGTGCGCGGGCGTGCGCCGCTGCGGCGAGATGCTCACCGAACGGTTCCCCATCAAGCCCGACGACACCGACGAGCTGCCCAACCTGATCATCGAATCCTCGGACAGGTAA
- a CDS encoding TPM domain-containing protein gives MRLLPNRSSGLLAALALLMVLVTAAGAFALDVPPYTTRVNDLAGMMSPETRQTIEDRLADLERTDSTQVAVLTVPSLKGDSLEDFSIRVADTWKVGQQGFDNGVILLVSKEDRRIRIEVGYGLEGRLTDVLAGQIIDNIITPQFKAGRFDQGFLDGVTAISGAVRGEFTALPKKPRSKLNILAILLGPMIFFILLTEKFGRPRPPRGPGSGATGSGQRGPGMIFLPGPRIGGGFGGGFGGGGGFGGFGGGGFGGGGASGGW, from the coding sequence GTGCGCTTGCTCCCGAACCGCTCGTCAGGCCTCCTCGCGGCCCTGGCCCTCCTCATGGTCCTGGTCACGGCCGCCGGGGCCTTCGCCCTGGACGTGCCCCCGTACACCACGCGGGTCAACGACCTGGCCGGGATGATGTCCCCCGAGACGCGGCAGACCATCGAGGACCGGCTGGCCGACCTGGAGCGCACGGACTCCACCCAGGTGGCCGTCCTGACCGTGCCCTCGCTCAAGGGCGACTCCCTGGAGGACTTCTCCATCCGCGTGGCCGACACCTGGAAGGTCGGGCAGCAGGGCTTCGACAACGGCGTCATCCTCCTGGTCAGCAAGGAGGATCGCCGGATTCGCATCGAGGTGGGCTATGGCCTGGAAGGCCGGCTCACCGACGTCCTGGCCGGGCAGATCATCGACAACATCATCACCCCGCAGTTCAAGGCCGGACGGTTCGACCAGGGCTTCCTCGACGGCGTCACCGCCATCTCCGGGGCCGTGCGCGGCGAGTTCACCGCCCTGCCCAAGAAGCCCCGGAGCAAGCTGAACATCCTGGCCATCCTCCTCGGCCCCATGATCTTCTTCATCCTGCTGACCGAAAAGTTCGGGCGGCCCCGGCCCCCTCGCGGCCCCGGTTCGGGCGCGACCGGCTCCGGACAACGCGGCCCCGGCATGATCTTCCTGCCCGGCCCGCGCATCGGCGGCGGGTTCGGCGGCGGCTTTGGCGGAGGCGGCGGGTTCGGCGGGTTCGGCGGCGGCGGATTCGGCGGCGGCGGGGCCTCCGGCGGCTGGTAA
- a CDS encoding Trm112 family protein, whose translation MTLNKDLLDILACPKCKGGLTPTPAGDGLACPKCKVVYPVRNDIPIMLVDQAVPETDWTGSK comes from the coding sequence ATGACCCTCAACAAAGATCTGCTCGATATCCTGGCCTGCCCCAAGTGCAAGGGCGGACTCACGCCCACCCCGGCGGGCGACGGCCTGGCCTGCCCCAAATGCAAGGTCGTCTACCCGGTCCGGAACGACATCCCCATCATGCTCGTGGACCAGGCCGTGCCCGAAACGGACTGGACCGGCTCCAAATAG